The DNA sequence ttttttcataattccTATTTTTATCCATTTCATAATACAAAACACTTATTTATGTTCTTAATTCTTTTAGAGGACTTACACAAAGTTTACAAGTATTGACTACTTTTCACTCAGTTAAATAAGATATCAATTGAAAGGAACTATGAATCTTCTCTTtctattagttaaaaaaaaaaaagataaaaacaggAACAAAACACAGCTGTAATAACCCAGATTATACAATTAGGATGAAGATACTCTTATGCTCTTAAGAAGCTGTTCAATAGGTATTCTTACCCATCCCTGTCAGTCTCCCACCCACCAGCAAGTACACAAATTCATAGAGGAAATAATTGTGTGTTTGATTTGGATGTGGATCACGtgttcatatttaattttaccttCATCCGACATCAAACCAAATTAATAAGACTGGTGAGCATCTGAAAGTAAAGATCCACAGagatgagaaataaaaaaataaccaatTGAAATCTTTGACAACGAGATGTAACAGGAccaggaaaaaaaagaagagaaaaatagtgAGGAAATCATAACTCATTCATAATCTTAATCTCAGATTAACTTAGAATTAGCTGTCATTGACATTGGCATTGAGAAATTTTTGTTATGGATAGTTTGGTTAACATAATATGGTAGGTGAAGGCAGTATTACATAGGCATGTTATACAAAATGTAATGGTTACTTTCTAAGATGCGGAAAACAAGCATAGAGATCAGCCTTGGGATGCTTGGCTTCAGCATGTTCCCGGCACTTAACCTCTGAAGTGGTACAAATGAATGTCTGCATGCACACCTTGCACTGCACTCGTTACCCATTGTCCCCGAGATTCATCAATTTCAACAGCCACCAACAACACCGCCCACAGAAGTCATCACACAGGTAAACGGATTCAATAATTTGTCTACAAAAGAGTATACTCCTAATACACCTTTTTTATAAACACTCACTCTTGTTGAAATATATTAAGCTACTTGAGTGCATGTTTGTATATATACACATGTAGAATTAATTTTGTAGAGTCGATTTTAACCAAAGGTGAATCCTGTTTTTGTTTGGACAgcagatgataaaaaaattggttttaaCAATTTTGTTCAGAAATTTGCAATCAAAGTTGTTTTGGTTATGTGATTCGAAAGACGTGTTCTGTCTTACTCTTCATCAAACAAACATAAACTTCAATTCAGGGGTGGATTTGGAACAAATACAAGACTTTATTTTAGTGTTATGCAAAGCTACTTCCAAATGCTTCAATGAGACCGACTCCACAACACTTGGTTCAAGTTTAATTTGAACAAGTACCAAACAAATTTCAGAGAGTGAGGACAAATAAAGTAGAGTAGAATAAGCAGATATGATTAGGAGAGGCAATTAGGGACACAATTTGCAGAACCAAAGTCCTTAAGCTTATCATAATCATGATTGTATCTACTAGAAAAGtgaattgaaatagaaaaaaaaaataaagaaagaaagaatggGATTGGGTGGGGGTGAAGGGAGTAGGTACCTGGATGTTCATGGCCTTCTTGTTGGTCTCTAACTGGCTTCCTACAGAATCAGAAAATAGAAAGACAGATCTAAAAGGAGAGAAGGAAACAACGAgaatttgaagagaaaaaaaaagaagaaatacctTTGGAGGATTTACTTTTCTCCATGTTTCTCTCACGCGCCATCTTGGATTTCTGGCCATTGCCTCCTCCCATGGCTGTTCTGTTATGATCGGAAAAACACAGAACAAACAATGGATTGATGAAAGTGAGAAGAAAGGAAGGAGTGAAGTGAAAGTAGCTTAATTatgaagcttttttttttttatcactgtCAATGCTGTGACCTGGAATTTAAATAATCCCCCATGCCACCTCACCGACCGTTCTAGAACTATCCtctatataattaataatttttatctagatgaaataatactaaaatatataataaatgggtGGTAGTGAGTGGTTTCCTTGGAATGGAGAAAAAAATTAGCAAAATTTTGCAATACATaatttctaagaaaaaaaatattagaatggTCAAATGacaaaaagattataaaattgtaaagtCCAGCTTCAAAAATAGGACTTTttgttctcttattttttttttaaaaaaaatacgttttacaattatttcaatcttttgattttttttacagaATATGAAAATCGTATTTAATATATAcgacatataatttttttgtatttaaagtGATATTCATCAACACAACTCTGctataaagaagaagaaaaaaataatagagatagtgaaattaaaagaaaaagaagtaaaagcTACTCACAATTTAATTACGAATATCGTATAATATCAAACACAGGTCCTGTATTAAAATGTTGAAATCGTATTTCTTAAGTAAAATTAActcaaatttgtaatatttataagtccactttaataatctttttgaagaaactatattaaaatagtaaattttttgaagaaaaagataGACAAGATTCTAATCctatctttctttcttcttttttttcattttctgctTTCCATTGATCAAATAATCAGAGtcataaaaattcaaaacatactTTTAGTTGGCTCCTTTTCAAATAATTGTGTAAAGACAATATTTCTGCATTGCCATATTTAATACAGGACAGACTTACAAAATCCTGGGACAAAATATTGACTAAGTTGctcacattttttataattttgttgacTTCTCTGTCAATGcagaggatgaaatcaaacaaaAGGGACGACTATGAGATGGATCAAACAACATGTCGGAAGCTGAAGTACAATTGCCAAATACATGAAGTATTAGCACATTTTTATCAACAAGGATGAATGAATTATACGAAATATTGCAATCAAAATGTTTTCATTGCTTGCTTCTGTTCCTCCTCTTCGGCTTTAATCCAGGCAGCCTAAAAATTACCAAGCAAAGCAGATTGGGCAGAGTCAATAACTTTTTGCAACTGtcaatgtaaaaatgaaaaagcatGAAAGGAATTTAGAGTTACACCACTAGATAGGACTAACCTTTTCTCGTTCAAGCTTAGAGACACGAGGTTTAATGGAGTTTC is a window from the Vigna unguiculata cultivar IT97K-499-35 chromosome 7, ASM411807v1, whole genome shotgun sequence genome containing:
- the LOC114189690 gene encoding uncharacterized protein At2g23090-like, which codes for MGGGNGQKSKMARERNMEKSKSSKGSQLETNKKAMNIQCKVCMQTFICTTSEVKCREHAEAKHPKADLYACFPHLRK